The DNA segment atgtcttgttgctttgtgtttccggctgtaagatccgcttctgaatattgtggacaaagcgactagggtaaccgttattagccagttctcggtgaatcgtcctcagctcgttttgcaatgaattttcatctgagcatatgcgtacggcacgtgttattaaagacgataccaccgacgtcttgtggccagccggatgacacgacataaaattgaggtagcgacctgtatgcgtaggcttcctatagaccgagaaggtgagggcgccctcatccctgcgaaccagtacatccaggaatggcaaagagccgtctttctcaagttcaagggtgaactgtatatgcgcattctgggcatttaggctgtccaggaagcgtgtgacatcttgtttcttcaaaatgcagaagcagtcgtctacgTAGCGGTAGAATACTTTGGGTGCATGAATGAAGGCGGctagcactttttcttccagggcttCCATTACTAAATTGGCCGTTGTAACTGATATTGACGGCCCCATTGCCGTGCCTTGTGTCTGCTGatagaaactgccgccgtaggaaaaataagtgttgccaaggcaaaatctcagcagctcgcaaagttccggaacgtcgaagggtgtgcggccagggagaccagtgtcagcttccagggctttttcacatgtagctactgctaaatccactggtacgctagtaaaaagcgatgtcacgtcaaacgaaaccataatGTCGTCTTCACTCAGCGAGATGCCATGTAACTTAGATGCAAACGTGGACGAATTTCCGACATGCGTTGATGTCTTACCGGCTAGAGGACTCAACACCCGGTGAAGATAGCCTGACAGTCTATAAAGTGGCGATCTGGTGAAGTCGACAATAGGTCGAAGCGGTACCCCAGGCTTGTGGACTTTAGGCAGGCCGTAAATTGCAGGAGCTGAACCGTTTGTGCACAGCAGCCGGTAATAAAGGCTCTTCTGGTGCGGAGGAACCAAACTGAACAGTCtggccagcagttgttgcagctTGGTCTGTAGTCTGCTTGTTGGGTCACGGGCTAGAGGAGTGTAAGTCCGATGGTCTCCGAGAAGGGCCAACAATTTCTTGTTGTAGTCGCTCCTGTCAAGCAAGACTGTGGTGTTGCCTTTGTCGGAAGGAAGGATGGCGATGCTACTGTTATTCCGCAGGCTGCGAATGGCTTGCTTTTCTGCTACCCACGACCGCGTTCTTGCACTGTGTTTCCGCAAACCGGAGAGCacacagtcagtttatgagcgcgtcattgcagagctgagggctgacagaaAGGAGGATAacaagttcctacaagttattcagatggtcaaaaacgagctcgcaaacgagtccgccaacactaggaagTACATAAACTccgccattgccacagtccgagacgaattcaaatctaaactcaacgagtgcagcttccgaaataggaaatccaaatatgccgacaggcacccccttccagaagaggacgaataaggaccatggcacataggggacaggaaaaaataatttggcaatggaattgtcggggatttaaaaagaaaaaagcaagccttcaatttttcatctacacgtcggagacgccacctgctaatagtacttcaagaagcaaatacggtcatcagcatgaaggggtacaaaactttccaagatgagcatagcctaggaataattgttcacaaggagtttaccgcaacgctgcaagaactgctagccgaaaatatcgaacatgtttacattgaaattcttcccaaacacaggggaaaacgcagtttgcacatactgaacgtgtacagtcgccccagggactcatgtcgtcagatagccacgctatttaataattttatcaagagggcaggtaaggaccccctcgtcatagctggtgatttcaatgcgccccatcaagcatggggatatcactttaacagcccgaaaggtaggaggatccttgagatcgcgaacagagaagggctcacaatcttaacggatcccctgcaacccaccagagcgggtaatagcgtcagcagaggcatttgtccagatctcacgcttgtgaaaaactgcctgcaggccacctggtctaacactggagagtccctgggcagtgatcacttcgtcctctcctgcactgttcagggagttaaatgtcggaaaccatttgacaaggctaagattgtgaactgagagaagtggagagaggaaatcgcacgtctcccggacgaagatatcacagatattgaggcatggacagcgctgcagatgaaaaccgtcgccaggcattctacgacagcgaacaccacgTAGGAAACTCctgcagttgacccgcacctgttaaatctgtgggaagccaggagatctctgacaaggaggtggaaaaggcaaaagttaaatcgcaagctgaagaccaggATTGCAGAACTCActaaagaagcggatgactacgcacataacctcgctaaccaaaactggctcaagctgtgggatgagctcaacggtagaatgggcacggctaaagcatggggtctcctcagatcccttatcgagccgaactcaaaccggaaagagcaaacagacacgctctgtaacgccttgcacagctataaaggggacaacgaagccctcattgcagaacttccATGGAAATTCCTCGAtgtgggatcctcgtaccctctccctgcgtacaccggtgcacccaatgaagagatggaccaagacgtaacggttgacgaactgagggcggagcttgacgtcatgcgtaagaacaccgctcctggaccggaccagataaacaccaagatgctctttaatatggatgacatctccttaagaaaattagtgaaatacttcaacacgcagtgctggaacaagggccagatccccggctcctggaaattggctttagtgcgatttattcccaaacccaaaaagccatgcgatattgatcatttacgacccatctccctgacgtcgtgtctgggtaaactgttcgagagggtcgtgaacgcccgactgaaacgactcctgatgaagactgatatcctccctgacacgctgtacgggtttagagaaaagctatctacacaggatattctcctccgtagcAGAGAGGAtgttctggacaaccccggcagatgtcaggtcaaggccatccttgcgctcgatttaaaaggggcatttgacaatgtcaaccaccaggggatactggatgagcttaacagcatcaactgtggtgaccgcacatataattacgtgagggacgttctctccaatagaaaagcgtcaataagtattggtgatcggacctcttctccgttcaatctaggttccaagggcaccccgcagggagcggtcttgtctccacttctcttcaacctggccatgcgtgggctaccaaagaagctagaccgcatccaaggcattgagcacgctatatacgccgacgacaatacgatctggtgttgcagcggtaatgaaggggaaattaaagaccggcttcaggaagcagcgaatgtcgtgtgccagcatgcggcgaggcatgggttaacgtgctctcccgagaaatcagagttactcctgatcgaccgcgGCAAGAAGctgaatacggggcttttgccgtccactccctctgtcgccattacggtccagggtatgagcattccgatcaagaaagagatcaagatcctgggagccatcatacccagcggcaacactaacaccgctacaatcagacagctacaagcctattccgaacaagtctctagaatgttacgccgggtaatcaagaaaagaaatggactaagagagaaggaggccctaagattagttcaggctttcattctctctaaactaacatacgccagccggtacttacggcttagcaaaaaggagaaagaccaactacatgttattattcgaaaggcagatAAGACGgtgctgggactccctttatgcacatccactaagcgcttattacagctggggatccatcaCACCATcaacgaactaatagaggcccaccgtgtaaatcaagttgtcaggctgtcaacatctaagcctggcaggaaaatattacagaagctgagaatcggcccaccccgggaagtcgctgacaagatcgacatgcccatgcagatgagatcacacatcaccactcaccccataccaaaacgcatggacgaggaatacaacagaggacggagactagccagagctagacacctctccaagcgctgggatgaaaacaaggacacgatctacgttgatgcggctggacccgttaacggagtcgcggcaattgcagcagtttcacccagGGGgaatatcattgcaagcagccttatccaagcggtggataccacatcggctgaagaagcagctatcgcactagcgatatcaaaagaacagcgaggcaacggttatgtccgactcacaagcagcggtacgcaattacctcagaggccgcgttggcgctccgtgttgggaaatttttgaaaggtctaatccttccaacatccagatcttctggacgccaggacacctctcaacgacgggcaatgatgcggccaacacagctgctcgagctcacCTCCttcgagcatctggcacgcagcctctctctgacacagttgacaacccctcacccttactaagctacgcagaaattacggagtactataagatcacaagaaggaaatatcctcttcctcacaaaaccctaagtaaatatgaagagcacataatcaggcgactacaaactaatactctgcccaatccttacgtaatgagtaaatggtacccagacacctacgattcgtcctgtcccttctgtggagcagttggcacactctttcacgcggttcgggaatgtcaagaaaacccagacttggacagaaATCCCGATCCGAcctatgagcgctgggaggcaacccttcatagccacagccccctcgaccagaaatcgctggttgagaggggccggattacgaTGGCGACAAATGGGCGACCcgcccagtttttatgctctgaataaatgttttcctcctcctcctctaacaATGCGCAAGGCCTATATGTACGGTGCTGTGGCCGACAATGAGACCCATAAAATTGTGTTATTAGAGTCTTTTAGCACAGCAGAGACGTACTATATAGCGTTCTGTTCTCTTACACGTCCCGAAATTGCGAGAGATGGCGTACAGGAGAGCTCGGCGTATTtaattcgaccacccggggtttttTACGTGCACAGGGATTTTCACATTTCAGCTCCATCGAAATGTGCCACAGCGGCCGGGAATCGAGGCGGCGACCTCGAGCCCAGCAGTCGAACGCTACGCACAGTCGTCAGCACAGCTCTCTGGAGCGATTGAACGCCTCCCTGTCGCACGAAGGAAGTGAAATTTTTAAGCAGGTATTCGGCTCTAAAGAGCGCGCTTGCGCTGGAATGAAGAAGCATAGGTATACAGCTTGCCCTGCACACTGCACTCTACCAGTTAGAGAGCAGCTGAGTCAAGATTTCACTTTGTTCCCTCCGCAACAAACAGCTCAAGCGCTCCAGAGAGGCGCGCTGACGACTGTacacactgagccaccgcggcgggtaataataattgttttttgagggaaaggaaatggcgcagtatctgtctcatataccgttggacacgcgaaccgcgccggaaggaaaaggataaagagggagtgaaagaagaaaggaagaaagaggcgccgtagtggagggcaccggaataatttcgaccacctgcagatcattaacgtgcactgatctcgcacagcacacggggcctcagcgtttcgcctccatcgaagcgcagccgccgcggtcgggttggaacccgggaactccggatcagtagccgagcgccctaaccactgcccCACCGCAGCGGGTATACGTCCAGAAAAATGGATCGAACTAGCCGTTCGATCTTTTCACTCCCACACCGCACACGCAGTCGTCCCGCTGAACCTGCAACAGTGGACGCGCCTTTGGCAACTCATTTTACATTCGCTGGCTGCAATCGGGGTCGACCGAGCATTGAAAGGCGTGGTCTCAAACCAGGCGGCCCGATGCGCCCGACTGATTCACCGAGTGTTCTGCAGGGTGCCCCCTGCAGTCCGGGAAGACCGCGGTCTTGGCGCACTTGGCGATGCTCGGCTGCCCGTACTtgcctcccccccacccccctcccggCGCGCGTCACGCGCTGTTTCGGCTCGTTATTAAGCGCTACACAAGCAGACCACAGGACAAGCTTTCCGTTTAGAGGATGATTTTTCATATTTTAATGTCTTCCTTGCGTCTATAACTCGGCTAGTTCATGCACGTGGTGGTCCATAACCCAGGCACGCAGACAACGTTCCCTCACAGTCTCGGGTCATGTGCGTGTGCGCCGAACGAACAGACTCATCGTTGCGTAACACACGGTCAGATGGTTGTCacgagcatgaactttcctcttACTTTTCGTAGCCGGCGCTTGTACCATCTCACCTTGTTTTCGCTCGCGTAAATCAACCTTGGACAGAGTCCCTGGAGCGATTTGCATAATCTATCAccgtaaaaaaataataattgacCCAGTTTACAGCTAAAGCTCCATGATAAATTGCTGTGCTGCCGGAGGTTTTCCGTAGTCTGTAAAGCGTGGGTGTCGGAAAAATGATTCATCCTCCGCAGAAACTAATGCGAAGAGGTGGTGTACGAATAATGCAAGATACGTATGGAATACGGAGGAATGCCGTAAAAATAATATGCACTCCGTAAGATCATACGCAGCATTCCTTTTTTGAAAGCGGCTGtttatatgagagagatactgcgccatttcctttcccaaacaaaaacacattattattattattattattattattattattattattattattattattattattattattattattattattattattattattattattataagtacaATATcacaataatgatgatgatggtatcaCAGCTGCGTTCTCGTCGTTTTCTCGCGTTCGCACGCACTCGGTGGCCCCGCGTGCGTTGCGCTCGGAACGGCCTGGACGCAATTCCCTGGTTCTGCGGGACGCGGGTGTCGGCCACAGAGAAAGCGAAGCGCCTCATCTTCAACAGCAAGAATGGCGCCAGGGAAAAAGAGGCCAGTGAGAGAGTGGAATCGGTTGGCTTATTGGTGCCCCGATCACCAGAGGCTGGAGGATATGCCCATAATGCAGTTCATCAAGAAAGAGATAATGACCAGCCCTGAGCCACAGGTGAGCTGTTTTCTCTTGCTTAGACCCTTTGGGCAGTGGCTTGacgcaggcacgtagccagacaATTTTATCGGGAGAGGCCTGTTCTGTTGTCCGTCAATCGTGGGAGTGAGTCGTCTCTTTGTAGCCTCCTCACATCCAGCCCACTAGGCCTAACCGGGCCTCGGCAGGGCCCGAGGCAATTGTACAGGGCGTAGGCCGGTGGGGCAGGGCCCATGCCTAACAATAACActgctggggggaggggggtttagcgcgatttcggggggaggggggaccgGGCCCCCTTGGGCCCCTCTTTGGATACGTGCCTGGCTTGACGTTTAAcctggggccgaatccacgaaacagttcgctttggaacgcgttcgctttaTCTCTCGCCACCTCGCTCCACTGGCCGTGTGTCGTCACCGCTGGCGGCGACATCACGGAGATGGGACCACGGATTTTGTTTACATCACGAGACATGTCAATCAAGCgaaagcgaacgcgttcggtCAGTGTGTGTGGAACTCTGAAAGTGTAGTTCGCTTCGGCGCGAGAAGAAACATGACGGTTCCTCCCGTCGCCCCGCTGTTCTTAGCGGTGCTCAGCGAATGTTATCGGCGGCATCGGCGGACGCGCGTGCATGACAACACTTTCGACATGAGTGACGATGCcttccgaaggcatttcaggctgtcgaagagACTTGTGCGCCGGCTATGCGAAGAGCTAAAACCCCCGCCTTGGACcaacgagaaaaaaattaatgtggattagcccagctaatccaggatataccaagcgaaagcgagattgaggtctccagtggcccacggagccggttgtgcgccttccctttcctcaaaatgaacggtctttgcaaagctgtcaacgccaatgaactctatgaacgccgttggctcacttgttttctttggcttttgaggaaaggaaactgcaccgtaaccgtctcacatatctcggtggacaccagaaccgtgccgtaaagggagggataaaggagggagagaattCTTGGACGGTGAATGGAAGGAcggtgaagtgcttgggaaataggtctttgacacCACCTCGTGCGATTAAAtttaccttgtgccatggcacacTTTGGCCAAAGCTTCTCTTGCCCCATAAAAATTTATCACCTTCATCAAGCTGACAGATAGGGTGAATCCTGGCACCTCGGCGCCAAGAGATAAGTGATCCCGTGGACCAGCCCATGCCTCCTTGACAGCACTCCCAACGAGTTTTCGTTAAGAATTTTTTGACGGGGCCGGCCGCATTCTGTGTACGTGGAATGCGCATCCAGTATTGGTAGTAATCGGGCCAAGTCCATTCCCGCTACGTCTTTAATCTCCGTCATCTCAACTTCACTGCACGGATGGGTACGCGCAATAGATGCACAGCAAGGCAGACCGTATAAATGAATGTACCATACGTCATCTTTGTTATTTCTCCCCGCCTGCACCCGAGTGGCCTCCTCCTCCATTCCTCGGCCTCTCCTCTCTAGAGGTCGCtgggtcttttttttcttcctggacgCAGTCCCGCGCAGCCCAGACCGCGTCACGCCACTGCGCTTGTTGCAACGGCTCCCCCTCCCCGCCAGCCGTGGAGGAACAAGCGTCCACTTTTCCCGTTGGTCACGCCGCGAGGCCCTTTTTTGCATCGGCGCGTTTCCTGAGCGGCCTCTGGCCGCCGCTGTCGAGGTGAGACgcgaacacacgcacgcacgactgCGCGAGGAGCAGCAACTGTCCCCTTTCTTGCTTAGTTGggtgctttctttttcctttttgtcccccccccccccttttcgagCGTCGCAAGGGACCGCCGCAGGGAGCTGACGACGGCAACGTGTGCGCGCACGAGGAAAGCGGTGGCAGCGGTGCGAGCTTCTGcgctgctttcttcttttcttctcagCGGCAAACTTGTGCTCTCAATATAAGCGAAGCGGCGAATCCCGCGAGAGGCGCAGGGCACCGAACTGACTTCGGCCCAGTCTCATCTCGCTGCGACCGAGCAGCCGAATCGAAGCTTAGGAGACGCGGAAAAGGGCGAAGCAAGCTTGGTTCGGAGCGGAATATATCGCGAAGCGGCGAGCCTGTTTGCAGGCACGAAGGCGAAAGAGCGCAGATCCTTCTTAAGTACACGTAAACACACATAGCGGCAAGGAACGCCGATTTCGTTCCTGGCTGCTTCGACGCTCACCTCTCGGGGACGGTTGCTTCGCCTCATACATGTGGAGGTTGCCGCCCTGGTTCGTCTCAGTCGCGATTACCGATGTTATCGTCCTCGATGGCGCCGACTGAAATGCCCCGTCTCGGAATGCTCGCAACATGCCCGCGTCGCATCGCCTTTACGCGCGCCTCGTTTATGCCATGCCAGTCCTTCCAAGATATAAGCGCGAGTGCACAGACCTTTGCAAAAAACGCTCTGCTTGTCACCATGTCGCTCGCTGTACTGTTTGTGTGCGCGTGTGGCTACTGTGAGCGCTCTGCACGTGTTAGCAACTGTTCATAGAGCGCCGCGCTTAGCTCTTTTTTCATTTTACAAGACTTGCTGACAGTTAAGAGTACTGTACTGTAAGTGGCATAAACTTCTTCTTGGTTgtctaggaaaaaaaaacacatagtcAATCTTCCAGCTGTAAGTTCGTACCAAGCAAAATTCCACAATCATGGAAGGTAAAGAATAGATCGTTTTCTTGCTTCAAAATGCTGAAAAtgcgcctccgcggtggctcagaggttatggcgctcgcctgctcacccgaaagacaccagttcgaccccggccgcggcgggcgaatttcgatggaggcgaaattctagaggcccgtgtactgtgcgttgtcagtgcacgttaacaacccaaggtggtcgaaatatccggagcccttcactacggcgtccctcggcTGCGTCGTATTAAATGTAAACGAGCCCCAACAATGCGGCAGCCTTGTAGTAAAAAACGGCTCAATGTATGAGCGCGTAGACCGTTCAAAATAGGAGTGCGTACAACTGCAGCGGGCGGTTCCACGTACAGTCGCCCACATTCTTGACAAGCACGAAACGTCACGCGCCTTTCTGCCCCTTGCTCAGAATGGAGTTTTCCGGCAAAAGCTATATGCACTCGCATCTCCCCTAAACTGTCGGTAGACGTTTTTACCATACCGTTTACGAACTACCGGAGAAGTATACCGGTTAACCGGACctctcctgcgcatgcgcagtcgcatTGTTGGGGGTGagagggagccactgcgcgtgcgtagccggcgtccggtaaagcGGTATACATCTacactagtacgtctccggtatgctaaacaAGTGTCTGCTCGGCCGCTACGCGGTGCGTGATGGTGCCAAAGGCGGGAATCGCGTGTGGCCGACTGCTCTGACCTCTGAAAGAGTGTGGCCGACTGCTCTGACCTCGCACAAGCAACAAGCGAGCAACGCAATTCTTACGCGAACATAACATGTCTGAGAGAGAGGGAACAGTGAGCGCAGCCCGAATGTCCTGCAGCCGCCCCTCCTCCATCTTTGAATGAAGTAGGGGCGGAATTGTCGGCGGTCGCGGCACGGTGCAAATAGGAGAAACAAATATTCATCTCTCGGTTAACACAGAAGGCCTGCGCAGGTTTGGCGGCGCAGTCATGCGTGTCTGCGGCGAAGAGCTAGATTAAGTTCTGTCGGTCGGGTATGATCGTTTGCTCAGACACATCCTTGCAGGCATGAGGGTGACCTGGAAAAATGAGGATGCGTTTTTTGCAATACAAAAAAGATGAAGTGTTGCCGTCACGCTGACTCTGTTTACGATGTCTCCTGTGTCTTTCAGTCGACTTACGCCGCCGAGCAACGCAAATGCGCCCAGCAACGTCCGTCGGGTAGCAAGACCAACGCTGGGACAGCGGCGACCACCGGGTCAGGTTCGGACTTGCGTATCGACACACCAGCAACCACCGGGTCAGGTTCGGACTTGAGTATCGACACACAGGCGACCACCAGGTCAGGTTCGGACTTGCGTATCGACGTCAGTTGCATTAATCGTGGTATCGACAGAATTCTGTTCGCTGCATCTGTTGAGATCGACAGCTTTGCTTTTGTGTAGCACCATTTAAAGGgcatactgctgctgctgctgctgctggtgtgtgtgtgcgtgtgtgtttgcgtgtgtgtgtgtgtgtgtttgtgtgtgggcgtgtgcgtgtttgtgtgtgtgcgcgtgtgtttgcgtgtgtgtttgtgcttgtgtgtgtgtgtgtgtgtgtgtgtgtgtgtgtgtgtgtgtgtgtgtgtgtgtgtgtgtgtgtgtgtgtgtgtgtgtgtgtgtgtgtgtgtgtgtgtgtgtgtgtgtgtgtgtgtgtgtgtgtgtgtgtgtgtgtgtgtgtgtgtgtgtgtgtgtgtgtgtgtgtgtgtgtgtgtgtgtgtgtgtgtgtgtgtgtgtgtgtgtgtgtgtgtgtgtgtgtgtgtgtgtgtgtgtgtgtgtgtgtgtgtgtgtgtgtgtgtgtgtgtgtgtgtgtg comes from the Amblyomma americanum isolate KBUSLIRL-KWMA chromosome 1, ASM5285725v1, whole genome shotgun sequence genome and includes:
- the LOC144097999 gene encoding uncharacterized protein LOC144097999, yielding MAPGKKRPVREWNRLAYWCPDHQRLEDMPIMQFIKKEIMTSPEPQSTYAAEQRKCAQQRPSGSKTNAGTAATTGSGSDLRIDTPATTGSGSDLSIDTQATTRNKKKRSAEKENEPESPKRAPKCFRV